tttatttttttatttttaaaagattttatttattcattatagagggggggggggaggagcaggaagcatcaactcccatatgtgccttgaccaggcaagcccagggttttgaaccagcaacctcagtgtttccagaatcatgctttatacactgcgccaccacaggtcaggcaaaggttttttttgttgttgtttttgtatttttctgaagttggaaacggggaggcagtcagactcccgcatgtgcctgactgggatccacccggcatgcccaccagggggcgatgctctgcccatctggggcgttgctctattgcaaccagagccattctagcgcctgaggcagaggccatagagccatcctggGCGCCTGGGCCcacattgctccagtggagccctggctgcaggaggggaagagagagacagagaggaaggagagggggaggggtggagaagcagatgggcgcttctcctgtgtgccctggccggttatcgaacctgggactcttgcacgccaggccaacgctctaccgctgagccaactggccggggcctctGTAGTAAAGGTTTAAAATTCATTCACCATTTGGACACCTGGACAAATTTGACTTCTAAAAACCTTCTAAGATAGATATGCCTGTTTTACAGATGGGCCACAGGCTTAGAAAggtgaaggggccctggccggttggctcagcggtagagcgtcggcctagcgtgcggaggacccggggttcgattcccggccagggcacacaggagaagcgcccatttgcttctccacccctccgccgcgctttcctctctgtctctctcttcccctcccgcagccaaggctccattggagcagagatggcccgggcgctggggatggctctgtggcctctgcctcaggcgctagagtggctctggtcgcaatatggtgacgcccaggatgggcagagcatcgccccctggtggacagagcgtcgcccctggtgggcgtgccgggtggatcccggtcgggcgcatgcgggagtctgtctgactgtctctccccgtttccagcttcagaaaaatgaaaaaatgaaaagaaaaaaaaaaaagaaaagaaaggtgaagggatcccACAAAACTACCACAAAACAAAGTGAATAGTAGATCCAGGctttagaccagcggttctcaacctgtgggtcgcgaccccggcggttgagaaccgctgctttgaCCATTTGTTCTGAAGTAATAAACCCTGTTTTTCCAATTAAACtcagctctaaaaaataaagtcctagaaaataaaaataagtaagtaaataaagtcGTATATGCCTAATGACATAGCCATGTGTTCTATTAGTAATAATGGTGATATTTTTTTGGGTGAAACCCTCCAAAACCCCAAATAGCTCTGGCCCAGTCCTTTACCAGtggtttctcttttaaatttttatttatttattttttacagagacagagagtaagagagagggatagacagggacagacagacaggaacggagagagatgagaagcatccatcattagtttttcattgcgtattgcaacaccttagttgttcattgattgctttctcatatgtgccttgaccccaggccttcagcagaccaagctatcccttgctggagccagcgaccttgggtccaagctggtgagccttgcccaaaccagatgagcccgcactcaagctggcgagcttggggtctcgaacctgggtccttccgcatcccagtccgacgctctatccactgtgccaccgcctggtcaggctattattatttttaaaagattttatttattcattttagagaggagagagaagggggagcacagcaggaagcatcaactctcatatgtgccttgaccaggcaagcccagggttttgaactggtgacctcagtgttccaggtcgacactttatccactgcaccaccacaggtcaggcctctactgttatttttaaaagcagaggGTAAGCTATGATTTGGTGaaactttttttccattgatttgagagatacATAAGCTTGCTGTTCAACTTCATTGTATAACCACTGATTGTGTCCTGTCtggggcttgaaccagtgaccttggggtcaggCTGGcaccctcagcactccagaaggatgctctgctctatccactgtgacaccagcTAGAGCTGTGAAATGTTTTCTTGAACAGCTAGTTTGCACTTGGTTTTTTCAAAAAGTAGTGCTGTAATTATCTGCATAACAATGCTTAAAATCCCCACATCCAGGCTATATCCCAAGCCAATTAGGTCAATACCTCTTGGAATAATTTACTATCAAgtactttttttatattattttttattgtttttagaggagagaaaaaggtaggggtggaggaggggagaagcaagaagcatcaacttgtagttggttccttgtatgtgctttgacctggcaaggcaggggctttaaaccagtgacctcagcgttccaggtcaaagctttatccattgcaccaccacaggccagacataATCAAGTACTTTTAAAACTACCCAGGTGATTCCAATGCTCAGCCAAAGTGAGAACCTCTGAAAACAACCCCAACAGGCCTTAGGTGTGCCCGAGCCTTAGGCCTGGCAGGAAGTGGAGCATACTAGCAGCCTCTGGCTGATAGTCTTCTCCCCCATTTAACCTCATATGTCCTTCAAATATTGGGACGATATTAAAGGCAGTATCCCTGACTATGGGAAATAgttcacttgtttttttttagatttttatttattcatttttagacagagaggagagagaaagagagaaggggggaggagcagaaagcatcaactcccatgtgtgtcttgaccaggcaagcccagggttttgaactggtgacctcagcgttccaggtcgacgttttatccactgcgccaccacaggtcagacagttaGTTGTTTTGATGAGATGTTATACCTATATAACCTCTATCTTCCGCCAGAAGTTAGATCAAAATATAGTATTTCAGTAGATGTGACAGCCAAGTCTGTTTTTAAGATTAGATTAAAACCAGTTACCTGAATGTGGAAATAAACCTCATTATGAACAAAAGTTTGAGCTTCATTATCTATCTGAAGGGCATATAATTAAAAACATGATATTGTCTGTGATGTTTATCCTGAGAGGGGGAAACACCTTTACAAATAGAGAATTAGATTGTAAAAAAACTTTCTCTTTAATCAAGGCTTTTAACATGAAAGAGATTtcttgaataaaatggaaagtttcCAATACATTGAAACATAAATCACCATACAAACATCACCtggcaggaaaacaaaaaaatttgataATTTACAAATCCCTGTAACAGCCATGGTCTTATTCTCAGATGCTTCCTCCATCTGCCAAGTGTATTCTGCTGGATACAGAGCTCACCATGGTTTCTGGGGTCACACTCAGCAGAGGCTGCAGCCAAAGAGAACTGCTCTGGCTCGGCCGTGGTGCTGTTGGCTCTGCTCAAGAAGCAAAGCAGTCATGAGCACATTAAAACAGTgtattttaaacatctttaaatACCAAAGTGAGAAACAAGGCAACATGTTATCAGAAAGATGTTATCAAGTGAGGACAGCTGTGTAAAGCTTGAGGCTGAAAACTGGCTCATCAgcttcatttctttgtcttcttgggCAGTGGCCTCCGGAACAGCAAGATGTGAGGTTCTGAAAGAGTGGGTGAAATCTAAGAGGAAAAGCTCACACCATTCTATGCACAATCTATAGGTTATCCCACTCCCATTTCCCAGCTATCACCCATTCAAATCTTAGTAACTAAattaagatttaagaaaaaaaaaagatttaagcaCACTACCTTACAAGCAGAGCCATAGCCAGGCTTGTCTGTCAAATATAGAATTGTTAATATCagtttttttgttatgtttttaaagCCCTAAGGCATACTTTATTAGTTTCCCCTGACAACTTGGTGTCTGCTGTCTTACTAGGAAATACACTTTTCTTAGTTTATTTGGAACACACCCAAGAATTCTCTTCCTGATGGAAAATGAAACAAGGGCCATAACTTACTCTTCCAGGGTATATGTGACCTCAAAAAGAGAGTATCCTCTTGattgaattatttattaaagatgGTTTTTCAGTGTCAGGTTGTCTGTTTTTGGTCACTCCAGTTTTTCTATATGACTGGTGGAGTAGGAAACCAGTAAACCACCCGAACCTTTCCCTTATTCCTTTGGGTTATATGACCTATCATTCCCTCAATGAAGCAGCCTCACGTGGTTCTTTCAGCCATTGCACCGACCTGGTTCATGGATCATATAATGGACCCATCCCTGACTCTGCTGAACACCAAGATTCCTCCATTCAGATTCAGACATCAAATGGGTTTTAGGGACCAGCTTGGCTATGTCCTTGGGCAACATGACATGCCTGTAACAGAAATATGGGAAGGTAGGAAATTTGTGTCAGTACTGGGTACAGTTTGTTATGCACGTGCCTGCATACAAAGCCTAGAGACAAATATAGAGAGAAACCAATTTCTGATGGCAGGGAGTTTAATAATCTGAAATTATTAAGGTTAGAGACAGGTAGAAATAAAAGCCAACATATGTAAAGCctcacaaaaatatattaaaaggtcTTCTAGTTGATTGTCCTAAAAACAATGTAATGGGGGCCCCATAGCACATATGGTGTTATTAAAGgtattttttgtggggttttttttttttagagagagagatgagaagcatcaactcaaagttgtgtcactttagttgtttattgatcacttctcacatgtgccttgaccaggggatcatattgatgatcctatactcaagctggtgaccctgcgctcaagcgaACAATCttgggtttctaacctgggacttcagcgtcccaggtcaatgctctatccactgtgccaccactggccaaGCAAATTAAAGGTGGTTTTGAACAGGAATGGTAAGGGAGAGAAGCGATTTTTGTGAAGAGCCTATTATGGAGTGCTGTGGGAAAAAGCCATTACAAAGGATGAAATGTCAGTGTCTTTGCCTTTAAAATCTGTTCTCAATTTCATTTTCCTAAATCTAAAGGGATGTGCCATGAGACTTCTTTTGGGAATCTGTGCTTTCCTAACCAAGAATAAAATCTCCTTTCATGGCCAAGAAATTATTACTCTGATTTGAATTGGGATAACCCAGATAGATTTCATCATGCTCAACAAAATGTACAgtaacagatttttttcccctaaagacATAATATAATTCTAGTCTAAATATCTGAAAATAGCTCACATTCTACAAGTCCCTGGCACAAAGATTAGCTTAAATatctaattagacaaaaaccaaaccaaaatcaaaaccccacaaaaaaaacaaaagcttttttaaaacctAAGTATCACTGCTAACACATCTTCCAGAGGATGAAACTCGTGACTTCTCCCTAGCCCTGCAATGTGTTATAAGCACATAATTTTAGACAGCTCAGTTCAGATATAAAGAGgctgagaaaaagaaagttaactGGGcccaagcaaagaaaaaaagaaagttaattggGCCTGAGGTCTTTTCCAAAGACCTGGCATACAGATGATTAACGTATTTATCAGCACACACGGAATTCTCCAGAGGGCCCAGAAGCCTGTATTAGGCTGGAGAAGAAACACAAGCAAGTTTCCATTTTATGGTCTCCAATTGAGAAGACAAGATACAAACTAGGAAGTTGTTTTAACTATTACACTTAATACAATTAGTGGAACGCCAACATTTGTATTAATAGAAACCCTTGTCTTCCGTAATTCTTCAATCGAGCAAAGATCATACTTATCCTTGCACTTTAGTAgaacacctgaaacttataaGCACTCCAAAATTGTTTCCAATTCTTAAAGTATTTGAAGGGTATCGATTAGGTCCCtgttaagtcttttctcaatGTTCCTGGACAGGTTTATTACATCCCAATTCTTCGAAGAACCCTCCCTAAAAACAAGCCGGACAACCACGCCCCTTTCCACAAATTAGTGACACTCAGGCTCTCTAACTCCCTTTGCATTGAAGACGCAAGGAAAATTCGAGCTCCGCCTTTGCCGCCTTTCCCAGTTAGGTCCAGCGATTCTATGGTGTTGCTGAAAAGAATGCAAGTTCAACTTGCCAAATACTGTAAAGTTTAGAATGATCCAAGAACTCCAAAGGTGAAGGTGGTTTGCAAGCTAACAATCACACCGACCTGCGCCTCTCCCAAGAGGTCTTACTCCAAATTCGCTACTTCGTTACTTTTACAATCACCGCCTACCCTTCGCGCATGCACTTTTTGCTCTCAATATCACCCCGTCCGGTTAATCTGCTGCGCATGCGCCGATTGTCTCTTCAGTCCCGGTTACTAGCTCCTCGTGCCCTGACTTGTCAAAGCTCACGACTTCGTTATGGCCCCCGCGCCGGCACTAACCGGTACTCGAACTCCTCGTCGTCGTATTTGTCCGAATAGTAAATTTGTTTGTGCGACATGACCGCTCTGTCTGAGGACCATCAGCCCCGCGCCGCCAACCTCCAAACAACTCCCAGCAGCACGCGCTCCCACCTTCTTTGGCCTCACTTTCAAACACGCCGCCTGGGCTTTCTATTGGTCCCTCCGGTTTAAGGCGGGATAACTCCATCTCCACGCCTCCTATTGGCTTAGATTTGCTTCTCGTCGACTCCTTATTGGAGCGTATTTCTTACGTTTCTCCAGAATGAGTTTAGGTAAAAAATAGCCCTCTTATTGGCTAGCACTGCTtctgttcatgttctcgcactgcCATTGGTTAATTTGGTAAAGTGGGACGGGTGAATGGGGGACAGTGAGGTAGAGGGTCAGGGGTTAGTGAGGCCGGAAGTGAGTGCAATAAAGTTTCTCCAGGGAGGCCTGCCCGGGGAGAAAGTTGGAGCAGCGACCTAAAGAGGCAGTGGCGTGATCCATAACCAAATCATCCCGCGGTGCGGTGCGGAGACTCCATGAGGCCCTGGTGAGTTgggactttcttttctccttaggTGACCCACTCCTCCTCCCCGGAACCCCTCTCCCGGGACCCTACTTCCGCTCTTTATTTTTAAGTCCCGCCCCTGAGACCCCCTCCCCGGAAGTCCCACCTACCAGCTTCAGGGGGCTCTCTGAACCccaagttgttttttctttattgtccTCCACACCACCCTGTCGCCCAACTTTCCTGGAAGTCCCACCCCTAGACTTGCTCCCAAACCCTATTACAAGAAACCCCACGTTAGCCCTCCCAATTCTCCAAAACTCTTCAACGCGACCAATATCCGCTAACTGCTGCCTATCGAAAGGCTAATCTCCCAAAAGGGCAAAACCCTACCCTTCAAAGAACTACAGTATTTGAATTCGTGAAGCCACGCCTTTCTAGGGGCTCCGCCCCTCTAGAAGCCCCGCCCTTTCCTTAATCCACGTCCTTATGTTTCGAAGCCTCGCCGCCTAAAAGTGTCCAAAATACGGACTATACTCCTTCGGAACCCGGGTCTTCTTCACCTCATAAGCTTTGCCTTCAACCCGGGAAACTTCACCTGCTTATAGTTACTTGCTCCTTTTGTCTTTTGGCCTTTGGCTCAGTTTTCCTTAGTTTCGCACGGTCCGCCAGGTGGGAAGTCAAAAGTTCCAACTCTGGGTCTGAGAGAGTCGAGAcagcccttttcctctcctttacCTCCTTCCAAGGGTGGCTACTTGAAGGGGGCTGGACTTGGGGTTTGGCACGAGGACGGAAGGGAGACTTGCTCATAGATTTCTGGCCCCACTTCCTGAGTTTTCCTTCCCAGGACCGACCCACCCCACAAACTGTTATGTTTCATACCTGAACCAAGGGATTTAGGTGGGGCCATTTGTCTTCGGTGGGTCTAGGGGACTGACCTTTTtgctgttggatttttttttttttttaagggactgTCTGCCCATTCACCACTTCTCTGGCTCTTACCCTCCCCCTAACCGGAGTTCTTGTTTGGGCATTCCTTCTGGTCCCGCTTGCCCAGCCTTCCTTTCTGGAAACATTCCTGAGGCTTTCGACATTTCCTGCTACTTCCCGCTGCTcttgcctcctcctccctgctggTCTGAGAAGGCACATGCAGCTTCTTCCCCAAACCCAATCACCCCATTCCCAGTAGgcaatctcttttctttctatgcaGAGTGAGCCCTACTTCCTCTTCCAAATGCCCACACCGGTTGGTCATTCTCTGCCTGTGTATGCTGCAGGCTCCTACAGAACACCCTTTTCTAAAGATGTAGATATCCTGGTGTGTGTTTGCTTATGTCAGGGGTGTGAGGTTATGGCAGAATCCTCTAATGCTTGAGCACTAAGCCTTAGGAAATGGAGTGACAGAATTCCATCTCAGGAGTGGTAGATGAAATGACAAAGCTCTCCTCTGGTGAGGACTAAGGGGAGGTAACATAGCTTAGCACGGTATCTAAAAGGTTTAAATGCTggttgttagtcaaataagtttgtaaatatgatatatatgtttgctctctttctgttttatttgtttttttattttatttttttgtatttttctgaagttggaaatggggaggcagtgagacagactcctgcatgcacccaaccgggatccacccggcacgcccaccagggggcgatgctctgcccatctgggcgttgctttgttgcaaccagagccattctagagcctgaggcagaggccatagagccagccCCAGCAGCCatgccaaccttgctccaatggagcctcggctgcgggaggggaagagagagacagagaggaaggagagggggaggggtggagaagcagatgggcgcctctcctgtgtgccctggccgggaattgaacccgggactcctgcacgccagggctgacgctctaccactgagtcaaccggccagggccctatgttTGCTCTCTTGTGGTTTGCATGGAGACAGGcagtaaactggcaaagtcattatagcctgaggcgTAGTTTTAATActtagcctttcccacccttttaatactaagatcttttttattttattttttatttatttttagagaggagagtgagaggtagggggaggagcaggaagcatcaactcctatatgtgccttgaccaggcaagcccagagtttcaaaccagtgacctcagtgttccaggtcaacactttatccgctgcgccaccataggtcaggctattttatttttttagagatacagagagagggatagatagggacagacagataggaatggagagagatgagaagcatcaatcatcgtttttcgttgtgacaccttagttgttcattgattgctttctcatatgtgccttggccgtgggccttcagcagaccgagtaaccctttgctcgagccagcgaccttgggtccaagctagtgagctttgcccaaaccatatgagcctgcacttaagctggcgacctcggggtctcgaacctgggtcctccgcatcccagtccgacactctatccactgcaccaccgcctggtcaggcaaatactaagatcttttcaacatccttctaatactaagatcttctcaaaactaagcttttccccacacccttgactgttctatgatgtggggtggtgcactcttatgaggaatcccatttatgcctcaggctttgtatcagagacttctttatttgtatattggcttaaagcaggggtccccaaactacggccccggcatgcggccccctgaggccatttatcgggcccctgccgcacttccagaaggagcacttctttcattggtgctcagtga
The DNA window shown above is from Saccopteryx bilineata isolate mSacBil1 chromosome 2, mSacBil1_pri_phased_curated, whole genome shotgun sequence and carries:
- the CKS1B gene encoding cyclin-dependent kinases regulatory subunit 1 isoform X1 is translated as MSHKQIYYSDKYDDEEFEYRHVMLPKDIAKLVPKTHLMSESEWRNLGVQQSQGWVHYMIHEPDKPGYGSACKNLTSCCSGGHCPRRQRNEADEPVFSLKLYTAVLT
- the CKS1B gene encoding cyclin-dependent kinases regulatory subunit 1 isoform X2, producing the protein MSHKQIYYSDKYDDEEFEYRHVMLPKDIAKLVPKTHLMSESEWRNLGVQQSQGWVHYMIHEPEPHILLFRRPLPKKTKK